Sequence from the Acyrthosiphon pisum isolate AL4f unplaced genomic scaffold, pea_aphid_22Mar2018_4r6ur Scaffold_21212;HRSCAF=23324, whole genome shotgun sequence genome:
NNNNNNNNNNNNNNNNNNNNNNNNNNNNNNNNNNNNNNNNNNNNNNNNNNNNNNNNNNNNNNNNNNNNNNNNNNNNNNNNNNNNNNNNNNNNNNNNNNNNNNNNNNNNNNNNNNNNNNNNNNNNNNNNNNNNNNNNNNNNNNNNNNNNNNNNNNNNNNNNNNNNNNNNNNNNNNNNNNNNNNNNNNNNNNNNNNNNNNNNNNNNNNNNNNNNNNNNNNNNNNNNNNNNNNNNNNNNNNNNNNNNNNNNNNNNNNNNNNNNNNNNNNNNNNNNNNNNNNNNNNNNNNNNNNNNNNNNNNNNNNNNNNNNNNNNNNNNNNNNNNNNNNNNNNNNNNNNNNNNNNNNNNNNNNNNNNNNNNNNNNNNNNNNNNNNNNNNNNNNNNNNNNNNNNNNNNNNNNNNNNTTTTGGCGGTCATCACCAGTGGAGGAGTTAAAAGAATATCAGCTCAACACCCGTCATGTATGGAGTCAATTGCGCTCCTTTCTTTGGTATTACGTGTACTGAAGGACATTGCTGATAACGAGTGCAATGGGTTTCCAGAAGTCCAGGACGGACTAAGGTATCAGACCTACGTCAACGACATTTGTCTCGGAGCCGACACCGAGGAACTATTATCAAAGCTGCAGTCGGAGTTAAAAGCTGTTTTGGGACGGTCTGCACTTGAGCTGAAAAAGTGGTCGAGCAATTCGCGCCGCGTACTCTTGGACGTTGCGGCAGCTGACCGCGTTTCAGACGTGATCAACTTCGACGATAAAGAAGGAGGTACGATCAAGGTGTTAGGTCTCCGCTGGGAGCCAGTCAAGGACGTTTTTGGTTTTGATGTACGTCCGGTCACCAAGGTAATCACTAAACGATCGGTGTTGTCCACTATTGCCACAATCTTTGACCCGATCGGATTCCTGGCTCCGGTGATCTTTCATGCAAAACACATTATGCAGCTGATCTGGAAGGCTGAACTGGGATGGGATGATCCGTTACCAGACGACCTAATCAGGACCTGGAAACTGTTACTCAATGACCTCCCAGTATTATCAAAAGTCGAGATTCCTCGCTTTCTGTCGACAACCATTACTTCCGACGTGCAGTTATGCGGATTCTGCGATGCCTCGGAGCACGGGTATGCTGCGGTAGCATATTTGCGAGTAACGTCGTCTCCAGGACTGGTCACCACACATCTCCTCGGTTCTAAAACCAAAATGTCCCCCATGAAGACCAGCACTATCCCAAGATTGGAGTTATGTGCGGCCGTCCTCCTGGCCCGTTGGTTGACTCGCCTCCTAACAATCTTTGGTGATCGACTCTGCTTCAACGGGATCTTTGCATGGTCGGATTCCCAGATAGTGATGTCATGGTTGGTTAACCCTCACACGTGCTTCAAGGTGTTTGTCTCGAACCGGGTGCACTTGGTCCGTCAACTGGTGCCGTCCTGCCGATGGGGTTACGTCCGGTCATCCGAGAACCCGGCGGATTGCGCCTCCAGAGGGTTATTGCCGTCAGACTTGGTtaagcatttattatattggtcGGGTCCTGCTTTCCTCAAGGACAATGTTGACACTTGGGACATGTCGGTCTCGGCAGTGCCGATTGAACAGCTCTCGGAAGCGAAGGTCACTTCGCTATCGGTCCAAATCGACCCTGAGGGGGAGTGGTTTAGTCGATTCTCCTCATATCATAACATGGTCAGAGTGGTTGCCTGGATGCGTCGCTTTGTAGGCAGAGCCCGAAAACAGAAATACGCATCAGAGTTTTTAAATCGCGAGGAACTTGATGACTCGCTCATCATCTTAGTTAAACAATCTCAAACTTGCTGGTTGTCCAAGCTCCACGTGGACTTAGCGCGCGGCCGTCCTGCCCAACGGTTATTAGCCGGTTTGCGGCCCTTCATCGATACACGAGGCGTCATCTGTGTCGGAGGTCGCTTGGCGCGTTCTGATTTGACCAGTGCTGAAAAACAACCGATTTTGTTGGCCAGGGATTCCCACTTGTCCGTACTACTTGCGCGACACTGGCACTTGGTAACATGTCACTCAGGACCTCGAGTAATTACGTCATTGATCACACGACAATTTTGGATAATATCGGTGAGGGCTGTGATTCGCCGCGTCATCGGTCAATGTACGATCTGCGTGAGAACTCTCGCCCAAAGTCCTCACCCGGTGATTGCAGACTTACCAAGCTCTCGCGTCCAGATGTGTCGTCCGTTCACCCGGGTTGGCATTGACTACGCCGGGCCACTGTCCATGCGTGAGTGTCGTTTGCGTAAGGCCCGACAGTATAAAATTTACGTGGCGGTGTTTGTGTGTATGTCGACTAAGGCCGTACATTTAGAAGTCGTGTCCGAGTTGTCCACTAATGCGTTCCTGGCAGCCTTCGACAGATTTGTCGCACGTCGGGGCTTACCTCATGATATATTTTCCGACTGTGGCACCAATTTCGTGGGAGCGGCAAAGTATCTCCGCGCCTTGGTTAACGACCCGACTATCCGCCACGTGCTAACTTCTCATGTATCGTGTGTTTGGCACTTCAATCCACCCAGTGCACCGCACTTTGGTGGCCTTTGGGAGGCTGCGGTACGATCATTCAAAACCCTGTTGACACGACTCGTCGGTATCCATACCCTCAGTTGGGAAGAAATGACCACCGTGTTGTGCCGCATCGAGGCAGTGCTGAACTCTCGGCCGTTAACTCCAATGTCGTCATCCCCAATGGATGTGGACTATCTAACACCGGGACACTTCTTAATTGGCCAACCGTTGTTGGCAGTTCCAGACGCGCCAATACCTGAAAGTTGCACTAGGGTAGTAAACAGGTGGAAGTTATTGCACCAGTGTCATCAGTCCTTTTGGCGCCGGTGGTCTACCGAGTATCTGTGTTCCCTTCAAGTCCGTGCCAAGTGGACAGCTGATGTGCCTAACTTGCAATGTGGTGACATGGTAGTAATCAAAGATTCAAGTCCCCCCATGTCTTGGCGATTAGGCCGCATTATAGACGTGACGCCTGGTAATGACGGTGTAGTCCGGGTAGTAAAAGTGAACACGGCTACGGGGGAGCTCACCAGACCAGtagttaaattagtaaaattaccTATGGACCAGTAGGTTGTAGGAACCTGCATGCTTGGGTCGTTCGGGGTGTTGCACCCGATCCCTACCAGTATATTCTATTACCATTGAAAAGCTATTATTTTAACATGCACACCCAGTTACCGTGACGGTGTCCAGCCTCGGGCGACGAGATTCCAACCGAAAACACAAAGAGGTGACATAGTACTATGTacgtataatagtaatttataatatgtttgttggTCACCTCGGTTgtcattattgtaaaaaaaaccatgCCACGCCCTTTAAGGTGACAccgttaaacaaaaaaaaacagccACCACCCTATATATGTCATGTACTTTATTTATTCCATGTATCTTATGTATTTTACGCACCCTACGTGGGTCATGTATGTTATTTCATGTGTGCACCCTATGTAAATCACAGGCGTACCTTTTTTGTACTCCATGAATTTTTAGGTATTCATTTCATGTACCTCTTAGCTcttgtattttttgttaacttttttaaactttttttgtttaatatgtaaaatttaaggCGACGTACCATGACACGTCATCACACTTCGTATCTCAGCACCGTTTCACTCCAGGATTGTGAGGATGCACCTCCCATGGGGGAGCATGTTCGAAACTCAGCGTCATTACGTGCATACCCAGCCTGACCAGCCGTACCGGCTGCGCGCGCCGCTGGCGTATAAACGCCGATAAGAGCAGCCGCCGTTGGATGCAAGCCGCGCGCTCGCGCAACCGGTCTCTTACAATCAGTGCTTCGTAGAGCGGGCAGTTAAGCTCACGTCTCTTTGTGCGTTTCCGCCGCACTATCTAACTTTACGCGAGTATTGTTGTTCGTCTGCTGATATTCGTTGTGCGACCAACGACTACGCGAGTGTACGCTTGTGGGTCTCAACCCGAGCTGTCGTGTACCTTGCCGTCCAAAAGTGCCGTTCGGTTTTGCACGCCTTAGCGCTCATTATCGTTGCCGCGCGTTGCCACCGAACACGTTCGCGTACACAGCCGTTGCAGCcgccgtcgtcgccgccgctgcCGGAACGACTCAAATAGACCGACTGTAGGTCAAGGTCGTCTTCGTCACTGCCGCACACTGATAATTCTGCCGCAGACCTGCCGCCGCCGTAGCAGCGGCCACTCCACTCCGCGCAGCCATCGTCGCCGCGCGCTGATAATTCAGCCGCGTACCTGCCGCCGCCGTTTTCAGCTGCCGCCACTCTACTCCGCGCACCTATTGTCGTCGTCACTGGTATCGTTGtcgattattttgttattattgttattattattgcgctCTGGTGTGAGCACTTCTTATTATTGTACGCTGAGACGGGGAGACGTCTCCGCCAgcttttatattactttattgttaAAGGTTCGTGATTTGTTGATCGTAATATAGAGCTCTAAGCACATGTTTAAATACTACGAAGTGTTCAGtgatatcgtatataatataccaaccaGGCTTAACGGTGTTACCTTGTCCTCTATATTCTCGTCACCCGAATCGCTAGGCCGACCGCCGGTTCCGTAGGAGCCCGACGGTGCCAAAACATTGGTAGCAGAGCGTGGTTACTCCACAATTAAAGTTGTTAGCGTTTCTGGTGTACGCAAATAGGGGTATACTCGGTTGATGGTCGGGTGTGACATTGTTTTGATCCCAAGCCGCAGTGCTGCTCAAGCTGTAACGTAGTATAATACGTGTATTATACGCGTCAATGTCATTATAATAGAGGTATTGTGATTAACATTATTGTCTATTAGCTGGTGCAGCGACCTAtctgttgattattattattctaggtTGTGTATTACGTATATTGTTGCCAGTAGGCCTAGGACGAAGACGTCGGGTAGATAGTAATACGACCCATTGGCTACATACATTACATGCTGGTATTATTGTTGTGGTGCACGGATTAGTCTCTCCCTCCTAGGAATTTTATTATCCTATACTGTTCGTTACGCAGGTGTCGTTGGGTCAGGTGCTGATTTAGGTTGTCGTACTCTgtacttattgttatattgaaTCGTTTCCTATCGTCTTCGGTTAACTGAGTGAGAATGCCCGGGTCTGAGAAAGAGGCCGTGGAGCGCGAACTTCGAGTGTTACAAAGGGCGAAGACCATCGCGATGCTAAATCGCGAAAGCACATTGAATCGTATGAGGGCCATAGCCGACGTGGCGTCTCGACTCAAGGAGGAACCCGAGTTGAAGCCCAAACTGTTAACGGCCGCCCGTGATTTAGATTCTCTATGGGATACATTCATGCAACATAATGAGGCCGTTTTGAATGCGTTACTAGATTTAGACTTGGCCTCAGAATACTCCACCACGCTGGAAACGGAGGTTCGTACGTTGTACTTTGATGCCCGTGCTATAGTGGAAGAATTTGCCCCCTTGCCCATCGAGAGGGCCTTGTCACATGGTACCGGTCACTTATCGGGATCACGCCATTCCCTCCTGTCAGGTCGTCCTTCACGGCGTTCTCGGCTCCCAGAAATTCCACTGCCGTCCTTTAGCGGCGAGTTATGTGGCTGGCCGGCGTTTCGCGACCGCTTTACAGATCTAGTCGTGCTAGATGAGGAGTTAACGGATAGCGACCGCTTCTATTATTTGCTCGGTTGTCTCCGTGGCGACGCGTTGAGTGCCATTAGCTCCATATCGGTATCTGATGGAACATACGATCTCGCTTGGGCCACGCTGGTCGAGCGGTTTGATAAACCGAGGCAGTTGGCTTCTTTGATTATCGATAAACTAATGTCAGCTCCGATACAGTCCCAGGAGTCCCTGAGCGGGCTGAAAGAATTTCTTGCGCTATTCTCTGACCAGGTGGCGATGTTACACACACTGCGTATTCCAAACCTtggtgaatttatattattctctcTGGCTTCCCGCTGCTTGCCGTATTCCACTAGGAAGGATTTCGAAGCCGCAAACAAACAGAATTTTCCTTCTATTTTGGACATGGTTGGGTACATCAAAGACCGCGTGAGCCTGTTAGAGGCCGTGAACTTTTCGAAGGGCTCGAGCGGCGCTCCACCAACTCAGGACCGTGCAAAGTCCGTGCCGCCACACTCTGCTGGCTGGAAACCAAAGGTCGTGATGATTGCTTCAAAATCGATAGGTACTGCCCCTCCAAAATGTCTTTTCTGTTCGGGCGAACACGTCACTACATCTTGCAACGCATTTACCAAAATGTCAGTCAATGACCGTGTTACGGCTGCACGTGATAAACGACTGTGTTTCCGGTGTCTCATCTCCACCCATTGGTCCACAAAATGCAGAGTATCCAAGCCGTGTTCCCGGTGCCATGGTCGCCACCATACCCTACTTCATAAGGACAACGATGCAGAGGCACAACCTATCGCCTCGACAAGTGCCTGCCACGTCAGCTCATCGAAACAGCCTGCCGCATTGTTGGGGACTGCGGTAGTTCACGTGCGTGATCGGTATGGATGCATGCAACCGGTACGTGCCTTAATCGATTCAGGGTCTCAGATAAGCATCATGTCAGTTCCATGTGTCGAACGGTTGGGGTTGAAGTGTAATAAGTGGACTGCCCCCTTGACAGGCGTGTCCGGTGCAGCAGTTCTACAGGTAAAAGGTCGAGTTGACTGCTTCATTACGCCCAGGTATAACGACGAGCATTCTATCAAGCTACAGGCTTGGGTCCTACCCAAGATCACCAGCGACATGCCAGCACAACCGTTGCCGCCGCAACTGGTGAACAAGTTTTCCCACTTGGCGTTAGCTGACCCGCAGTTTGATTGCACCGCTCCAATTGAGTTATTATTAGGAGCTGACGTATTTTCCCGAGTGATGGATGGGAAACGCGTTCTATTGGATCCCTCGTTACCAGCGGCCTATGGATCGATCTTTGGGTGGATCGTTATCGGTCCTGTTCCCGAGGTGGCACCTGATACTTATCGGTCTCACATTGCTGTCACCCTTTCCGTGTCACTTGAGGATATGGTCCATCGTTTCTGGCAAGTGGAAGAACCCGATACAGCTCCGGCCACGTTCCATGACGAGGGCCAATGCGAAGCGGTCTATAGCGCCGAGCGGTATCGTGACACCAATGGACGATATGTAGTTCCTTTGCCGTTCAAGCCCCTCCATCGCGACGAGTTATTCCCTGGGTCTCGTCAAATCGCCATACGCCGCTTCCAGAACCTGGAACGGAAGCTCCAGGCCAACGAAGGACTTTACGCCGCGTACAAAGAGTTCATGTCAGATTACGAATCTTTGGGACACATGACTATCGCTGATGAAGTCGGGACGTACTACATACCCCACCACCCGGTCTTTAATGCGGCACGTAAAATACGAGTGGTATTTGACGCCTCCGCCAAGGCCAGCTCGCACCTATCGCTGAACCAATGCTTGCACACCGGGCCGAAGTTGCAGCTAGATATTCTGGAGATCCTTACTCGTTTCCGTCTTCATAAATACGTTTTCACCGCCGACGTGTGTAAAATGTACCGGCAAATCCTCATGCGCCCGGAATACCGGTGCTTCCAACACATCTTTTGGCGGTCGTCACCAGTGGAGGAGTTAAAAGAATATCAGCTCAACACCGTCACGTATGGAGTCAATTACGCCCCTTTCTTGGCGTTACGTATACTGAAGGACATCGCTGATAACGAGTGCAATGGGTTTCCAGAAGTCCAGGATGGACTAAGGTATCAGACCTACGTCGACGACATTTGTCTCGGAGCCGACACCGAGGAACTATTATCAAAGCTGCAGTCGGAGTTAAAAGCTGTTTTGGGACGTTCCGCACTTGAGCTGAAAAAGTGGTCGAGCAATTCGCGCCGCGTACTCTTGGACGTTGCGGCAGCTGATCGCGTTTCAGACGTGATCAACTTCGACGATAAAGAAGGAGGTACGATCAAGGTGTTAGGTCTCCGCTGGGAGCCAGTCAAGGACGTTTTTGGTTTTGATGTACGTCCGGTCACCAAGGTGATCACTAAACGATCGGTGTTGTCCACTATTGCCACAATCTTTGACCCGATCGGATTCCTGGCTCCGGTGATCTTTCATGCAAAACACATTATGCAGCTGATCTGGAAGGCTGAACTGGGATGGGATGATCCGTTACCAGACGACCTAATCAGGACCTGGAAACTGTTACTCAATGACCTCCCAGTATTATCAAAAGTCGAGATTCCTCGCTTTCTGTCGACAACCATTACTTCCGACGTGCAGTTATGCGGGTTCTGCGATGCCTCGGAGCACGGGTATGCTGCGGTAGCATATTTGCGAGTAACGTCGTCTCCAGGACTGGTCACTACACATCTCCTCGGTTCTAAAACCAAAATGTCCCCCATGAAGACCAGCACTATCCCAAGATTGGAGTTATGTGCGGCCGTCCTCCTGGCCCGTTGGTTGACTCGCCTCCTAACAATCTTTGGTGATCGACTCCGCTTCAACGGGATCTTTGCATGGTCGGACTCCCAGATAGTGTTGTCATGGTTGGTTAACCCTCACACGTGCTTCAAGGTGTTTGTCTCGAACCGGGTGCACTTGGTCCGTCAACTGGTGCCGTCCTGCCGATGGGGTTACGTCCGGTCATCCGAGAACCCGGCGGATTGCGCCTCCAGAGGGTTATTGCCGTCAGACTTGGTTAAGCATTTACTATATTGGTCGGGTCCTGCTTTCCTCAAGGACAATGTTGACACTTGGGACATGTCGGTCTCGGCAGTGCCGATTGAACAGCTACCGGAAGCGAAGGTCACTTCGCTATCGGTCCAAATCGACCCTGAGGGGGAGTGGTTTAGTCGATTCTCCTCATATCATAACATGGTCAGAGTGGTTGCCTGGATGCGTCGCTTTGTAGGCAGAGCCCGAAAACAGAAATACGCATCAGAGTTTTTAAATCGCGAGGAACTTGACGACTCGCTCATCATCTTAGTTAAACAATCTCAAACTTGCTGGTTGTCCAAGCTCCACGTGGACTTAGCGCGCGGCCGTCCTGCCCAACGGTCATTAGCCGGTTTGCGGCCCTTCATCGAT
This genomic interval carries:
- the LOC103309129 gene encoding uncharacterized protein LOC103309129, producing MPGSEKEAVERELRVLQRAKTIAMLNRESTLNRMRAIADVASRLKEEPELKPKLLTAARDLDSLWDTFMQHNEAVLNALLDLDLASEYSTTLETEVRTLYFDARAIVEEFAPLPIERALSHGTGHLSGSRHSLLSGRPSRRSRLPEIPLPSFSGELCGWPAFRDRFTDLVVLDEELTDSDRFYYLLGCLRGDALSAISSISVSDGTYDLAWATLVERFDKPRQLASLIIDKLMSAPIQSQESLSGLKEFLALFSDQVAMLHTLRIPNLGEFILFSLASRCLPYSTRKDFEAANKQNFPSILDMVGYIKDRVSLLEAVNFSKGSSGAPPTQDRAKSVPPHSAGWKPKVVMIASKSIGTAPPKCLFCSGEHVTTSCNAFTKMSVNDRVTAARDKRLCFRCLISTHWSTKCRVSKPCSRCHGRHHTLLHKDNDAEAQPIASTSACHVSSSKQPAALLGTAVVHVRDRYGCMQPVRALIDSGSQISIMSVPCVERLGLKCNKWTAPLTGVSGAAVLQVKGRVDCFITPRYNDEHSIKLQAWVLPKITSDMPAQPLPPQLVNKFSHLALADPQFDCTAPIELLLGADVFSRVMDGKRVLLDPSLPAAYGSIFGWIVIGPVPEVAPDTYRSHIAVTLSVSLEDMVHRFWQVEEPDTAPATFHDEGQCEAVYSAERYRDTNGRYVVPLPFKPLHRDELFPGSRQIAIRRFQNLERKLQANEGLYAAYKEFMSDYESLGHMTIADEVGTYYIPHHPVFNAARKIRVVFDASAKASSHLSLNQCLHTGPKLQLDILEILTRFRLHKYVFTADVCKMYRQILMRPEYRCFQHIFWRSSPVEELKEYQLNTVTYGVNYAPFLALRILKDIADNECNGFPEVQDGLRYQTYVDDICLGADTEELLSKLQSELKAVLGRSALELKKWSSNSRRVLLDVAAADRVSDVINFDDKEGGTIKVLGLRWEPVKDVFGFDVRPVTKVITKRSVLSTIATIFDPIGFLAPVIFHAKHIMQLIWKAELGWDDPLPDDLIRTWKLLLNDLPVLSKVEIPRFLSTTITSDVQLCGFCDASEHGYAAVAYLRVTSSPGLVTTHLLGSKTKMSPMKTSTIPRLELCAAVLLARWLTRLLTIFGDRLRFNGIFAWSDSQIVLSWLVNPHTCFKVFVSNRVHLVRQLVPSCRWGYVRSSENPADCASRGLLPSDLVKHLLYWSGPAFLKDNVDTWDMSVSAVPIEQLPEAKVTSLSVQIDPEGEWFSRFSSYHNMVRVVAWMRRFVGRARKQKYASEFLNREELDDSLIILVKQSQTCWLSKLHVDLARGRPAQRSLAGLRPFIDTRGVICVGGRLARSDLTSAEKQPILLARDSHLSVLLARHWHLVTCHSGPRVITSLITRQFWIISVRAVIRRVIGQCTICVRTLAQSPHPVMTDLPSSRVQMCRPFTRVGIDYAGPLSMRECRLRKARQYKIYVAVFVCMSTKAVHLEVVSELSTNAFLAAFDRFVARRGLPHDIFSDCGTNFVGAAKYLRALVNDPTIRHVLTSHVSCVWHFNPPSAPHFGGLWEAAVRSFKTLLTRLVGIHTLSWEEMTTVLCRIEAVLNSRPLTPMSSSPMDVDYLTPGHFLIGQPLLAVPDPPIPESCTRVVNRWKLLHQCHQSFWRRWSTEYLCSLQVRAKWTADVPNLQCGDMVVIKDSSPPMSWRLGRIIDVTPGNDGVARVVKVNTATGELTRPVVKLVKLPMDQ
- the LOC103309130 gene encoding uncharacterized protein LOC103309130, which encodes MESIALLSLVLRVLKDIADNECNGFPEVQDGLRYQTYVNDICLGADTEELLSKLQSELKAVLGRSALELKKWSSNSRRVLLDVAAADRVSDVINFDDKEGGTIKVLGLRWEPVKDVFGFDVRPVTKVITKRSVLSTIATIFDPIGFLAPVIFHAKHIMQLIWKAELGWDDPLPDDLIRTWKLLLNDLPVLSKVEIPRFLSTTITSDVQLCGFCDASEHGYAAVAYLRVTSSPGLVTTHLLGSKTKMSPMKTSTIPRLELCAAVLLARWLTRLLTIFGDRLCFNGIFAWSDSQIVMSWLVNPHTCFKVFVSNRVHLVRQLVPSCRWGYVRSSENPADCASRGLLPSDLVKHLLYWSGPAFLKDNVDTWDMSVSAVPIEQLSEAKVTSLSVQIDPEGEWFSRFSSYHNMVRVVAWMRRFVGRARKQKYASEFLNREELDDSLIILVKQSQTCWLSKLHVDLARGRPAQRLLAGLRPFIDTRGVICVGGRLARSDLTSAEKQPILLARDSHLSVLLARHWHLVTCHSGPRVITSLITRQFWIISVRAVIRRVIGQCTICVRTLAQSPHPVIADLPSSRVQMCRPFTRVGIDYAGPLSMRECRLRKARQYKIYVAVFVCMSTKAVHLEVVSELSTNAFLAAFDRFVARRGLPHDIFSDCGTNFVGAAKYLRALVNDPTIRHVLTSHVSCVWHFNPPSAPHFGGLWEAAVRSFKTLLTRLVGIHTLSWEEMTTVLCRIEAVLNSRPLTPMSSSPMDVDYLTPGHFLIGQPLLAVPDAPIPESCTRVVNRWKLLHQCHQSFWRRWSTEYLCSLQVRAKWTADVPNLQCGDMVVIKDSSPPMSWRLGRIIDVTPGNDGVVRVVKVNTATGELTRPVVKLVKLPMDQ